ATATTTTATAAAACTATTGTATTAGATTCTTTAACTTTTCCAATAGTAAATGTACTATGTGTACTTCTTATATGTTTTAATACGGTTAATTTATTTACCATAAAATTACGATACTCATCCATATCTTTTACATATACTTTTAAAATATAATCGTATTCTCCACTTACATGAAAACACTCAGTTACCTCTTCTAGCTTATTTATTTCTCTTTCAAAAACAACAATATATTCTTTAGTATGCTTTTCTAGTTTTAAATGACAAAAAACTAAAAAATCTTTCCCTATTTTATTTTTATTTAATAAAGCTACATATTGTGTTATTACTTCTTCTCGTTCTAACTTTTTTATACGCTCATAAACAGCAGTTACCGAAAGTCCTAAATGTAAAGAAAGTTGTTTTGTTGTTTGTTTACTATCTTTTTGAAGTAATACTAAAAGTTTTTTATCTATCGAATCTAATTTCATCTGAAAAATTTTATACTTTTAAAACTAAGGTTCATCAAATTTAAAAAATTTATACACATAATCTTATAAAAAATTATCAAATGAATCCTTTTAATATTTTTAATATTACTTAT
The Tenacibaculum pacificus DNA segment above includes these coding regions:
- a CDS encoding Lrp/AsnC family transcriptional regulator — protein: MKLDSIDKKLLVLLQKDSKQTTKQLSLHLGLSVTAVYERIKKLEREEVITQYVALLNKNKIGKDFLVFCHLKLEKHTKEYIVVFEREINKLEEVTECFHVSGEYDYILKVYVKDMDEYRNFMVNKLTVLKHIRSTHSTFTIGKVKESNTIVL